Proteins encoded by one window of Salmonirosea aquatica:
- a CDS encoding sulfatase-like hydrolase/transferase produces MKHSFTYIVFLYLVALSVFAQPAAPSASKPNIIFILVDDMGWGDVGAFWQQQRMKANDRSEPWQFTPSLDAIAQNGAMLTHHYCAAPVCAPSRASLMLGVSQGHANIRNNQFDKELQDTYTMSSVLKKAGYSTSLVGKWGLQGVDAEAPNWPAHPLNRGFDYSYAYIRHADGHEHYPVEGIYRGKKEVWENKTNVSAGLAKSFTTDLWTAKAKQIIKQQAGKAQPFFMYLAYDVPHAVLELPTQAYPQGGGLKGGLQWLGTSGKMINTASGTPDSYIHPDYAKATYDHDKNPATAEVPWPNVYKRYATLCRRIDDGIGDIMQLLKDLKIDQNTMVVFTSDNGPSIESYLKEDYEPVFFNSFGPFDGIKRDVWEGGVRMPTLVQWPGTIPTKQVITRPSALYDWLATFADAAQIPAPARTDGVSLLPTLTGQGTQKQGVVYIEYENNGATPKFEEFSPNHRARKRNQMQKIRLGDFVGVRYDIKSADDDFEIYNVVTDPQETKNLAGEAAYRSMQKTFKERVTQVRRPDPEAPRPYDLAPMAAMEAPKAAAGVHWAIHEGEFPWVADLTGRPASLSGNKPGADINSIALKEGMIYQEGYLKVPQDGTYQFTMTGNGSYLFRLHDALIIDRTYPDQPKLKLPLSATVNLKAGYHPFRIYYHQTGNAKPNLDWTWQAEGMREQPVPAAALFHAAD; encoded by the coding sequence ATGAAGCATTCCTTTACGTATATAGTTTTTCTATACCTCGTAGCTCTATCCGTCTTCGCCCAGCCGGCTGCTCCGTCCGCGAGCAAACCCAACATCATTTTTATCCTCGTCGATGACATGGGCTGGGGCGACGTGGGCGCTTTCTGGCAGCAACAGCGCATGAAAGCCAACGACCGCAGCGAACCCTGGCAGTTCACACCTTCGCTCGACGCCATCGCCCAAAACGGTGCCATGCTCACCCACCATTACTGCGCGGCTCCGGTATGCGCACCGTCGCGCGCCTCGCTCATGCTGGGCGTCAGCCAGGGCCACGCCAATATTCGCAACAATCAGTTTGACAAAGAGTTGCAGGACACCTACACCATGAGTTCGGTGCTTAAAAAGGCCGGGTACAGCACCAGTCTGGTAGGCAAGTGGGGCTTGCAGGGCGTCGATGCCGAAGCTCCCAATTGGCCCGCGCATCCCCTGAACCGGGGTTTCGATTATTCGTATGCCTACATCCGTCACGCCGATGGCCACGAGCACTATCCGGTGGAGGGAATTTACCGGGGGAAGAAAGAAGTCTGGGAGAATAAGACCAACGTATCGGCGGGCCTGGCCAAAAGCTTTACCACCGACCTGTGGACGGCCAAAGCCAAGCAGATTATCAAACAGCAAGCCGGAAAAGCCCAACCTTTCTTCATGTACCTGGCCTACGATGTACCCCACGCCGTGCTTGAACTTCCTACCCAGGCCTACCCCCAGGGCGGCGGCCTGAAAGGCGGTTTGCAATGGCTGGGTACCTCCGGCAAAATGATCAACACCGCTTCGGGTACCCCCGACTCCTACATCCACCCGGACTATGCCAAAGCCACCTACGATCACGACAAGAATCCCGCTACAGCCGAGGTACCCTGGCCCAATGTGTACAAGCGGTACGCCACGCTTTGCCGCCGGATCGACGACGGCATCGGCGATATCATGCAGTTGTTAAAAGATTTGAAAATTGACCAGAATACGATGGTCGTCTTTACTTCTGACAATGGCCCTTCGATTGAATCATACCTGAAAGAAGACTATGAGCCGGTTTTCTTCAACAGTTTCGGTCCATTCGATGGCATCAAGCGCGATGTGTGGGAAGGCGGCGTGCGGATGCCGACACTGGTGCAGTGGCCGGGTACCATCCCGACCAAGCAGGTAATCACCCGGCCCAGCGCCCTCTACGACTGGCTGGCCACCTTTGCCGATGCCGCCCAGATTCCGGCTCCCGCCCGCACCGATGGCGTTTCGCTACTCCCTACCCTGACCGGACAGGGTACCCAAAAGCAGGGCGTGGTGTACATCGAATACGAAAACAACGGCGCTACGCCCAAATTTGAGGAGTTTTCGCCCAATCACCGCGCCCGGAAGCGTAACCAGATGCAGAAAATCAGGCTGGGAGATTTTGTGGGAGTTCGCTACGACATTAAGTCGGCCGACGACGATTTTGAGATTTATAACGTCGTAACCGATCCGCAGGAAACGAAAAACCTGGCCGGTGAGGCCGCTTACCGATCCATGCAGAAAACTTTCAAGGAAAGGGTTACGCAGGTACGCCGGCCCGATCCCGAAGCGCCTCGCCCCTACGACCTGGCCCCAATGGCCGCCATGGAAGCTCCCAAAGCCGCCGCCGGTGTGCACTGGGCCATTCATGAAGGTGAGTTCCCGTGGGTAGCTGATCTTACCGGCCGCCCGGCTTCGCTTTCGGGGAACAAGCCGGGTGCCGATATCAACAGCATCGCGTTGAAAGAGGGGATGATCTATCAGGAGGGGTACCTCAAGGTACCTCAGGATGGTACCTACCAATTTACCATGACCGGCAACGGCAGCTACCTGTTTCGGCTGCACGACGCCCTGATCATCGACCGCACCTACCCCGACCAACCCAAATTGAAACTACCCCTTTCGGCAACGGTCAACCTGAAAGCAGGGTACCATCCGTTCCGGATCTACTACCACCAGACGGGCAACGCGAAGCCCAATCTGGACTGGACCTGGCAGGCCGAAGGCATGAGGGAACAACCCGTACCCGCCGCGGCACTGTTCCATGCGGCAGATTAA
- a CDS encoding lysylphosphatidylglycerol synthase transmembrane domain-containing protein: MKYGKTAIKILVTLGLLYLVTRRIDIDAIWNSIKSAGWWFLLAAFLMYTLSRILGAERLRLMLRAQSIRISVRANLRFYWISMFYGMFLPGGIGADAYKVYYLKKNYTGHSTLSLTKIMLWDRLIGLGALLLLALLPALILVLGPLWSWLWVPALLLELFILRWAIGYWMPILVAVHQKLFWISILIQLAQIASIVFLMEAIGISDHYLEYTLVFLASSLASMLPVSIGGVGIRELTFLYGSQFLGTSEAHSVASGFLFNVLVTALALTGCLFLFGKEPVIPDSSPKE; this comes from the coding sequence ATGAAGTACGGGAAAACCGCCATCAAAATTCTGGTCACGCTGGGGCTGCTTTACCTGGTTACGCGGCGGATTGACATCGACGCCATCTGGAATTCGATAAAAAGCGCCGGGTGGTGGTTTTTGCTGGCCGCCTTTCTGATGTACACTTTATCAAGAATTCTAGGCGCCGAGCGCCTCCGGCTGATGCTAAGGGCTCAATCCATTCGTATTTCGGTGCGCGCCAACCTGCGCTTCTACTGGATCAGCATGTTCTATGGCATGTTTTTACCGGGCGGAATCGGCGCGGATGCCTATAAAGTATACTATCTCAAAAAAAACTACACAGGGCACAGTACCCTTAGCCTCACCAAAATCATGCTCTGGGACCGTCTCATCGGTCTGGGTGCGCTGCTGCTGTTGGCGCTCCTGCCAGCGCTCATCCTGGTACTCGGTCCCTTGTGGTCGTGGCTGTGGGTACCCGCTCTGCTCCTCGAACTTTTCATATTGCGGTGGGCAATCGGGTATTGGATGCCCATTCTGGTGGCGGTACACCAGAAGCTATTCTGGATTTCGATCCTGATTCAACTCGCCCAAATCGCCTCCATCGTCTTTCTGATGGAAGCCATCGGTATTTCGGATCACTACCTCGAATACACGCTCGTATTCCTGGCTTCTTCCCTGGCTTCTATGCTGCCCGTTTCCATTGGCGGGGTCGGGATTCGGGAATTGACTTTCCTGTACGGATCCCAGTTTCTGGGTACTTCGGAAGCCCACTCCGTTGCCTCGGGGTTTCTTTTCAACGTGCTGGTTACGGCACTGGCTCTGACGGGCTGCCTTTTCTTATTTGGGAAAGAACCCGTCATCCCCGATTCTTCTCCCAAAGAATAA
- a CDS encoding ArnT family glycosyltransferase, translated as MNTVEPPFTRPIIIRWLFGLLLGAVYVLGVIIPLFDHDSAHHALIGMHMFLTGDYVSLIDRGKDYLDKPHLLFWLSALGDSLFGVGTLAYKVPSLILAIPGVYATYRLGKRLYSAQVGRNAALILVTSFAYILSLNDVRMDALLLSFIITATWLLYEFSLTQGIWWLITGSLALALAFSTKGMSGVFVPVLAVGSQVLYSRNWAFLRSFRWLWVLGLFFLFSSPVIYSYYLQFDLHPEKVIRGTRGHSGVAFILFYQNIERMEGTNWGSASGNDPLFFFHTLLWALLPWSLLAYWAVFKKSFLLGQQRFTYAPGREILTLTTIVVMFTLLSISNFKLPHYLNILFPFFALLIAAQLQTVSLRYEQQGLLIAQKFVAVAMIVVSLMLTRYIFPIQNGLVTAMAFAALFLMIREWVTAGPWLEKLMGISVAVGIFANLLMNGNFYPQVQHYLGGLQVAAKVKELNIAPQDIRLFNWESNTLNYYTEHFYKTIKANQLKNSGEIWLAGPEESMNRALDSLSVETGKSYLFYHFRTTRLNALFLSPKTRQATCERIRLVQINPSAPGISRQTE; from the coding sequence ATGAATACCGTCGAGCCCCCCTTTACCCGTCCTATAATCATCCGCTGGTTGTTCGGGCTACTGCTGGGAGCGGTTTACGTGCTGGGTGTCATCATTCCGCTGTTCGACCACGACAGCGCCCACCATGCCCTCATCGGCATGCACATGTTCCTGACCGGCGATTATGTCAGCCTGATCGATCGCGGAAAAGATTATCTCGACAAGCCCCACCTGCTTTTTTGGTTGTCCGCTCTGGGCGATTCATTGTTTGGGGTAGGTACCCTTGCTTATAAGGTACCCTCGCTGATTCTGGCCATTCCCGGTGTGTACGCGACCTACCGGCTGGGCAAACGCCTGTATTCGGCTCAGGTAGGTCGTAACGCCGCCCTGATTCTGGTTACGTCCTTCGCCTACATCCTGTCGCTGAACGACGTGCGAATGGATGCCCTGCTGCTTTCATTTATTATCACCGCCACCTGGCTGCTGTACGAATTCTCCCTCACCCAGGGTATTTGGTGGCTTATAACGGGTTCACTGGCTTTGGCACTGGCGTTTTCTACCAAGGGAATGTCGGGCGTTTTTGTGCCGGTGCTGGCCGTCGGTTCGCAGGTACTCTATTCCCGCAACTGGGCGTTCCTGCGGTCGTTCCGCTGGCTGTGGGTATTGGGGCTGTTTTTCCTGTTCAGCAGTCCGGTCATTTACAGTTACTATCTCCAGTTCGATTTGCATCCGGAAAAAGTCATCCGGGGCACCCGTGGCCACTCGGGCGTTGCGTTTATCCTTTTTTATCAGAATATCGAGCGCATGGAAGGTACCAACTGGGGAAGCGCCAGTGGCAACGATCCTCTTTTCTTTTTCCATACGCTGCTCTGGGCTTTGCTACCCTGGAGCCTGCTGGCTTATTGGGCAGTGTTCAAAAAGAGCTTTCTTCTGGGACAGCAGCGGTTCACGTATGCGCCGGGGCGCGAAATCCTGACTTTGACTACCATCGTGGTCATGTTTACCCTGCTTTCTATCTCCAATTTCAAGCTACCCCATTACCTCAATATTCTGTTTCCCTTTTTTGCACTCCTTATCGCCGCTCAGTTGCAAACAGTGAGCCTGCGCTATGAACAGCAAGGGTTACTCATAGCGCAAAAGTTCGTGGCGGTGGCGATGATAGTAGTGAGCCTAATGCTTACCCGGTACATTTTCCCCATCCAAAACGGGCTGGTGACCGCGATGGCCTTTGCCGCCTTGTTTCTGATGATCCGGGAGTGGGTAACGGCCGGTCCCTGGCTCGAAAAACTGATGGGGATTTCGGTGGCGGTAGGTATTTTTGCCAATCTGTTGATGAACGGAAATTTTTATCCGCAGGTACAGCATTATCTGGGTGGTCTGCAAGTGGCCGCCAAGGTGAAGGAACTGAATATTGCCCCCCAGGATATCCGTCTGTTCAATTGGGAGAGCAACACCCTCAATTACTACACCGAACATTTTTACAAGACTATCAAGGCCAACCAATTGAAAAACAGCGGCGAAATCTGGCTGGCCGGTCCGGAAGAGTCCATGAACCGGGCTTTGGACTCGCTTTCAGTGGAAACCGGAAAATCTTACCTATTCTATCATTTCCGCACGACGCGGCTCAATGCCCTGTTTCTTAGTCCCAAGACCCGCCAGGCTACCTGCGAGCGAATCAGGCTGGTGCAGATCAACCCTTCCGCTCCCGGTATAAGCCGCCAAACCGAATGA
- a CDS encoding glycosyltransferase family 2 protein, producing MLLPDSLPELSVVVPMFNEVENVLLMLTALHKALHGLTHEIILVDDGSTDGTIARARQTEVPYVRIVEMMRNYGQTSAMAAGIAQARGEYIVTLDGDLQNDPADIPLMLDKARREDWDVVAGRRANRQDGWLLRKIPSQLANAMIRRLTGVYLYDYGCTLKVFRRTVAQNLGLYGELHRFIPVLADIQGARMTEMDVRHHPRRFGKSKYGLGRTTKVLSDLMLMVYFQRWMKKPMHLFGPLGGLLLLGAEVQCSSNCWPRWELVPAQA from the coding sequence ATGCTCCTCCCCGACTCACTCCCCGAACTATCGGTCGTGGTACCGATGTTCAACGAAGTAGAAAATGTGTTGCTCATGCTCACTGCCTTACATAAGGCACTGCATGGGCTTACCCACGAAATCATCCTGGTCGACGATGGTTCTACGGATGGCACCATCGCCCGCGCCCGGCAAACGGAGGTACCCTACGTACGGATCGTCGAGATGATGCGTAACTACGGCCAGACCAGTGCGATGGCCGCCGGAATCGCCCAGGCACGGGGCGAGTACATTGTTACACTCGACGGCGATCTTCAGAACGACCCGGCCGATATTCCTTTGATGCTGGACAAAGCCCGCCGGGAAGACTGGGACGTCGTGGCCGGGCGGCGCGCCAACCGCCAGGACGGCTGGCTGCTGCGCAAAATCCCCAGTCAACTGGCCAATGCGATGATCCGCCGCCTGACCGGGGTGTATCTGTACGATTACGGCTGTACCCTGAAAGTATTCCGGCGAACCGTTGCGCAAAATTTGGGCCTCTACGGTGAACTCCACCGCTTTATTCCGGTGCTGGCCGATATCCAGGGTGCCCGGATGACCGAAATGGACGTGCGCCATCATCCGCGGCGCTTCGGCAAGTCGAAATATGGGCTGGGCCGCACGACGAAGGTACTGAGCGACCTGATGCTGATGGTATATTTTCAGCGCTGGATGAAAAAGCCCATGCACCTCTTCGGGCCACTCGGAGGTTTGCTCCTGCTAGGGGCGGAGGTACAGTGCTCTTCCAACTGCTGGCCTCGTTGGGAGTTGGTTCCGGCTCAGGCGTAG
- a CDS encoding NAD-dependent epimerase/dehydratase family protein, with the protein MGTILVTGGAGFIGSHLTKRLLLEGHTVVCVDNFTYTYDPFVKWDHINAFRNHPQYHLLSIDIREKTALQKVMEDYQVEAVVHLAALAGVRPSIQNPSAYVDVNIGGTLSVLESMRYAGVRKLVFASSSSVYGDDSRAPFQETAEVNQPVSPYALTKRAGEMLCENYFRLHGIETYCLRLFTVYGPGQRPEMAISYFLRNILAGTPMDVFGDGTSARDYTYVEDIVAGILASLDAVRGFEILNLGSARIISLNELIGTLEEVTERTALVNRLSDQPGDVRLTHADITKARRILGYQPATSLHQGLNTMLEALNHAPINALPV; encoded by the coding sequence ATGGGAACTATACTCGTGACTGGCGGAGCCGGATTCATCGGTTCGCACCTCACCAAACGATTGCTGCTGGAAGGGCACACTGTGGTATGTGTGGACAACTTCACCTACACCTATGATCCCTTTGTGAAGTGGGATCATATCAACGCCTTCCGTAACCATCCTCAGTATCATCTGCTTTCGATTGACATTCGGGAAAAAACCGCATTGCAAAAGGTAATGGAAGACTACCAGGTAGAGGCGGTCGTTCACCTGGCTGCCCTGGCGGGTGTGCGGCCGTCCATCCAAAATCCGTCGGCGTATGTGGATGTCAACATCGGCGGCACGCTCTCGGTGCTGGAAAGTATGCGGTACGCCGGAGTCCGCAAACTGGTTTTTGCCTCGTCTTCGTCGGTATATGGGGATGATTCCCGCGCGCCTTTTCAGGAAACCGCCGAAGTAAATCAGCCGGTTTCGCCCTATGCCCTTACCAAGCGCGCCGGTGAGATGTTATGCGAAAATTACTTCCGGCTGCATGGGATCGAAACCTACTGCCTGCGGCTTTTCACGGTCTATGGCCCCGGGCAGCGCCCCGAAATGGCCATTTCGTATTTTCTGAGAAATATCCTGGCCGGTACCCCCATGGATGTCTTCGGGGATGGTACCAGCGCGCGTGACTATACTTACGTAGAAGACATTGTGGCCGGTATACTGGCCTCGCTGGATGCGGTCAGGGGTTTTGAGATCCTAAATCTGGGCAGCGCCCGGATCATTTCCCTCAACGAACTGATCGGAACGCTGGAAGAAGTGACCGAACGGACCGCTCTGGTCAATCGGCTGTCTGATCAGCCGGGGGATGTCAGGCTCACTCATGCCGACATCACCAAAGCCCGGCGAATACTGGGGTACCAACCCGCCACCTCACTCCATCAGGGGCTCAACACTATGCTGGAGGCCCTGAACCATGCGCCGATCAATGCGTTACCGGTATGA
- a CDS encoding SDR family oxidoreductase, protein MNLNLQDKVIIVTGGAKGIGEGICQVLAAERAIPVIVGRNEEDNLATIHRLEAGGGKAYAVTAELSKPEACANAVADVAAQFGRIDGLVNNAGVNDGVNLEHGSYEGFVASLHKNLVHYYLMAHYALPYLKKDKGAIVNIGSKTAETGQGGTSAYAAANGGRNALTREWAVELLPYSVRVNAVIVAECFTPMYADWIKTLPNPENKLAQINAKIPLENRMTTAEEIANMVVFLLSSRSSHTTGQLIHVDGGYVHLDRALE, encoded by the coding sequence ATGAACCTCAACTTACAGGATAAAGTAATCATTGTTACGGGCGGTGCGAAGGGCATCGGCGAGGGAATCTGCCAGGTACTGGCCGCCGAGCGGGCCATTCCGGTTATTGTGGGGCGCAACGAAGAAGATAATCTGGCCACCATTCATCGGCTGGAAGCCGGGGGCGGCAAGGCCTATGCCGTAACCGCCGAGCTATCCAAACCCGAAGCATGTGCCAATGCCGTAGCGGATGTGGCAGCTCAGTTTGGCCGGATCGACGGCCTGGTCAATAATGCCGGGGTCAATGACGGGGTGAATCTGGAGCACGGTAGCTATGAGGGTTTCGTGGCCTCGTTGCACAAAAATCTGGTACACTACTACCTGATGGCGCACTATGCCCTACCCTACCTGAAAAAAGACAAAGGAGCCATTGTCAATATTGGCTCCAAAACCGCCGAAACCGGGCAGGGGGGTACCTCGGCCTACGCCGCTGCCAACGGCGGCCGCAACGCCCTCACCCGCGAATGGGCCGTGGAATTGCTACCCTACAGTGTGCGCGTCAATGCGGTCATTGTAGCCGAATGCTTCACGCCCATGTACGCCGACTGGATAAAAACGCTGCCCAATCCTGAAAATAAGCTGGCTCAGATCAACGCCAAAATACCCCTGGAAAACCGCATGACCACCGCCGAAGAAATTGCCAATATGGTCGTATTTTTGCTATCGAGTCGCTCGAGCCATACTACCGGACAATTGATCCATGTGGACGGCGGGTATGTCCACCTGGACCGGGCTTTGGAGTAG
- a CDS encoding SRPBCC family protein: MKLSLYTPVAAPLLAVWEGFDEALFKKLSPPFPPVRLVRFDGSYTGDLVALELNFFLFKQTWISRIADQQETGDEIYFIDEGIKLPFFLAFWRHKHRLLRQKSGGTLIADEIEYRTPFLLTDYLMYPLLYAQFAYRQPIYKRIFS; this comes from the coding sequence ATGAAACTATCCCTGTATACCCCCGTAGCTGCTCCCCTCCTCGCGGTGTGGGAGGGCTTCGACGAAGCCCTTTTCAAAAAACTCAGTCCGCCTTTCCCTCCGGTCCGGCTGGTTCGCTTTGATGGCAGCTACACGGGCGATCTGGTGGCGCTGGAACTGAATTTTTTCCTGTTCAAACAAACCTGGATCAGCCGGATCGCGGATCAGCAGGAAACCGGGGACGAAATCTACTTCATCGACGAAGGCATCAAGCTTCCCTTTTTCCTGGCCTTCTGGCGGCACAAACACCGGTTGCTCCGGCAAAAATCGGGGGGTACCCTCATTGCTGACGAAATCGAGTACCGTACACCTTTCCTGCTGACCGACTACCTGATGTACCCCCTGCTATATGCCCAGTTTGCCTACCGCCAACCCATCTACAAGCGAATTTTTTCCTGA
- a CDS encoding ArsC family reductase translates to MFTLYGIPNCETVKKTRRWLDAQQVPYLFYDYKKQGISREKLDDWLSQVPWEKLLNRAGTTWRKLSDEQKNGITDAASAAEFMQSNTSAIKRPLLENEAGKVLALGFSEKEYGQILA, encoded by the coding sequence ATGTTTACCCTCTACGGAATTCCGAACTGCGAGACCGTCAAAAAAACGCGCCGCTGGCTGGACGCTCAGCAGGTACCCTACCTGTTTTATGATTATAAAAAGCAGGGTATTTCGCGTGAAAAACTGGATGACTGGCTATCGCAGGTACCCTGGGAAAAGCTCCTGAATCGCGCGGGTACGACCTGGCGGAAACTGTCGGACGAGCAAAAAAACGGCATCACCGATGCAGCTTCGGCAGCTGAATTCATGCAAAGCAATACCTCTGCTATCAAGCGTCCATTGCTCGAAAACGAAGCGGGCAAGGTACTGGCGCTGGGCTTTTCGGAAAAAGAATACGGACAAATATTAGCCTGA
- a CDS encoding glycoside hydrolase family 18 protein — MKFFIMTPSKIFIGLLLLTLAIGCKSVQKTTSAAQNEFKVVGYYTPGSAEPESLPLNYLTHINYSFSIPAPSGDTLMPLRDDSILKRLVKHAHSGNREVFISIGGWGIGDGGGDDSRFHRMAERAEGRHTFVRSAMALVRKYDLDGVDLDWEYPDEDSPSADQYVLLVRELADSLHALNKKLTAAVVASGKKGYGTKKEALDAMDWVNLMAYDGDYGGDIVKAHSPYAYAVQSIDYWVKGRGLAPSKAIIGLPFYSKKGFGQFGPTYKQLIADGASAYDDYWKGAFYNGINTIEAKTRLARQLGLGGVMIWEIGLDTSDDTSLLKAIDRAKR, encoded by the coding sequence ATGAAATTTTTTATCATGACTCCATCCAAAATTTTTATCGGTCTTTTGCTTCTGACATTGGCCATAGGCTGCAAGAGCGTACAAAAAACTACTTCTGCCGCTCAGAATGAATTCAAAGTGGTCGGCTACTACACCCCGGGTTCGGCTGAGCCGGAGAGCCTGCCGCTCAATTACCTGACGCACATCAACTACTCGTTTTCCATTCCGGCTCCCAGCGGCGATACGCTCATGCCGCTGCGCGACGATAGCATCCTGAAACGGCTCGTGAAGCACGCCCACAGCGGAAACCGGGAAGTCTTTATCTCGATTGGCGGTTGGGGGATTGGCGATGGCGGTGGCGACGACAGTCGCTTTCACCGCATGGCGGAGCGCGCCGAAGGACGGCATACATTCGTGCGAAGCGCGATGGCGTTGGTCCGGAAATATGATCTGGATGGCGTGGATCTGGATTGGGAGTACCCCGACGAAGACAGTCCTTCCGCCGACCAATACGTGTTGCTGGTGCGCGAACTGGCCGATTCACTCCACGCCCTGAATAAAAAACTCACCGCCGCCGTGGTAGCGAGTGGCAAGAAGGGCTATGGTACCAAAAAAGAAGCTCTAGATGCGATGGATTGGGTGAACCTGATGGCCTACGACGGCGACTATGGCGGAGATATCGTGAAAGCCCATTCTCCCTACGCCTACGCGGTGCAGAGCATCGACTATTGGGTAAAGGGACGCGGGTTAGCGCCGTCCAAAGCGATTATCGGCCTGCCCTTTTACTCCAAAAAGGGCTTCGGGCAGTTTGGCCCTACCTACAAGCAACTCATCGCCGACGGGGCCAGCGCCTACGACGATTACTGGAAGGGTGCCTTCTACAACGGCATCAACACCATCGAAGCAAAGACCCGCCTGGCCAGACAACTCGGCCTGGGCGGTGTAATGATCTGGGAAATTGGCCTGGATACCTCGGATGATACTTCATTGCTGAAAGCCATCGACCGCGCGAAGCGGTAG
- a CDS encoding DinB family protein, with translation MFERNWTQEIDTITEKFRNFGCLSEEEFNFKTKNETWSIAQNIAHIILLNNSYFEGFKEILDGKHKLFVNEGLEELALSALLSLQPYTTTDRFKRANTWDIWQPTSLYLKTYILGEFERCQFNFKNYIVSFKNFPIDRTYIKYPGSADLIFKLDDCINFLIDHENRHWNQAYEIVKHFEQKNGR, from the coding sequence ATGTTTGAACGAAATTGGACTCAGGAGATTGATACTATCACAGAAAAGTTTAGAAACTTTGGATGTTTAAGTGAAGAAGAATTCAATTTTAAAACAAAAAATGAAACATGGAGTATTGCTCAAAATATTGCACATATCATTTTACTGAACAATTCTTATTTTGAAGGTTTTAAAGAAATCCTAGACGGCAAACACAAACTATTTGTAAATGAAGGGTTAGAAGAATTGGCATTAAGTGCTTTACTTTCCTTACAACCTTATACAACTACTGATAGATTCAAACGAGCAAATACTTGGGATATTTGGCAACCAACTTCACTATACTTGAAAACGTATATTTTAGGGGAGTTTGAACGCTGTCAATTTAATTTTAAGAATTACATTGTATCGTTCAAAAACTTTCCTATTGACCGAACTTATATTAAATATCCTGGTTCTGCTGATTTAATTTTTAAGCTGGATGACTGTATAAATTTTTTAATTGACCATGAAAACCGTCATTGGAATCAAGCTTATGAAATAGTTAAGCATTTTGAACAGAAAAACGGCCGCTAA
- a CDS encoding DUF4180 domain-containing protein: protein MKIEDHTLNSIKIAEVLSEESIIKTAEDGLDLLGNLYYQGFDGIILYEKNIVPEFFDLKNGMAGEILQKFSNYRVRLAIVGDFTAHTGNSIRDFMYESNKGRQVAFVGSTDEALQKLA, encoded by the coding sequence ATGAAAATTGAAGATCATACTTTAAATAGTATAAAAATTGCCGAGGTACTTTCGGAAGAAAGTATCATCAAAACGGCTGAGGACGGGCTGGATTTATTGGGGAACTTGTACTACCAGGGTTTCGACGGCATTATTCTGTACGAAAAGAATATAGTCCCTGAATTCTTTGATTTGAAAAACGGTATGGCGGGCGAAATCCTACAAAAATTCTCCAACTATCGCGTTCGACTGGCGATTGTGGGTGATTTTACTGCTCATACCGGAAATAGCATTCGGGATTTTATGTATGAAAGCAACAAAGGTAGGCAGGTAGCTTTTGTGGGCTCCACCGACGAGGCTTTGCAGAAATTAGCCTGA
- a CDS encoding DoxX family protein has product MKRFFSISYNPDLVHIWLIFLRIGVAVLMWTHGIPKFMRLLEGNTGFGDPIGLGSTLSFFLVIFSEAICSLLILLGLGTRLAVIPLIISCSVAAFVAHADDPFGKKELLLLYILIYLTLLVMGGGKYSVDATIGPKRRR; this is encoded by the coding sequence ATGAAGCGTTTCTTTTCCATTTCCTATAACCCCGATCTCGTTCACATCTGGCTGATTTTCCTGCGCATTGGCGTAGCCGTTTTGATGTGGACGCACGGCATTCCCAAATTCATGCGGCTTCTGGAAGGTAATACCGGTTTTGGCGATCCCATTGGCCTAGGCTCGACCCTATCGTTCTTTCTGGTTATTTTTTCGGAGGCCATTTGCTCCCTACTGATTCTCCTGGGCTTAGGTACCCGCCTGGCCGTCATTCCCTTGATTATCAGCTGTTCGGTGGCGGCTTTTGTGGCGCATGCCGATGATCCCTTTGGCAAAAAAGAATTGCTCCTGCTGTACATTCTTATCTACCTGACCCTGCTGGTGATGGGCGGTGGAAAATATTCGGTCGATGCGACGATTGGGCCGAAGCGGCGGCGGTAG